From a single Lolium rigidum isolate FL_2022 chromosome 7, APGP_CSIRO_Lrig_0.1, whole genome shotgun sequence genomic region:
- the LOC124674938 gene encoding uncharacterized protein LOC124674938 isoform X1, with protein MGNTQQAGIKKDDHGHGGSCDQHPQAASVAPDQLGAGVEGDHHGGCSRDQQPQAGAADRARNQLQPLAGEHDVETSASMLKNCEKNCATNGEGRSSKIDSLPPAELSEPDGRQFVLYSLPVAKGCIGDGDGFTAYVKKAAGVAVSGSYKKGDTKNRASQKYRIRMRGIDAPELEMEHGDEARNELVKLIAGKCVTINVYGTDQYGRYLGDIYCDGIFIQEEMLKRGFAWYFKTGETRTELARWENEAREARQGLWSSDNPQKPWEWKRDHPRNQNNKKVELKSQGKESIETLPWLISKDMETLGKEWKNKLEKIVADNVELNDHLLELERNKKEAEERAKELENEMETIMVDYTKLNDQLEESKKNKKKADDRILKLTFFSERVVAINLDLHDKLKKLKEKNEKAEDRVKESEEEMESVFAVNRELNDQLRELKRNKKVVEDLAAELKFSYDSVGAINKDLQGELDELRRKNREAEDRTKESKKEMEIVVADNMKLNAQIQRLNNKVSNNARNSKKKLQIVKDINKDLNDKLQELQKNNENAKDQAEELEKEMGNVVAEERNLQGIMHEESEQVVETPVAPPPPAKGSGEKDVVWRKKTAATTSSTPRSEGHCE; from the exons ATGGGGAACACGCAACAGGCCGGCATCAAGAAAGATGATCATGGTCATGGAGGCAGCTGCGACCAGCATCCACAGGCGGCCTCCGTTGCCCCTGATCAGCTCGGGGCCGGCGTCGAGGGAGATCATCATGGCGGCTGCAGCCGCGACCAGCAGCCACAGGCCGGCGCTGCAGATAGAGCACGAAACCAGCTGCAGCCTCTCGCCGGAGAGCATGACGTTGAGACCAGCGCCTCCATG TTGAAAAATTGCGAGAAAAACTGTGCTACAAACGGAGAAGGCAGAAGCAGCAAGATAGATAGTCTCCCGCCTGCTGAGCTGTCCGAGCCAGACGGCCGGCAGTTTGTGCTATACAGTTTACCG GTTGCCAAAGGGTGCATTGGAGACGGTGATGGCTTCACTGCTTATGTGAAGAAGGCTGCGGGTGTGGCTGTCAGCGGATCATATAA GAAAGGTGATACAAAGAACCGAGCTTCACAGAAATACCGCATTAGAATGAG GGGAATTGATGCACCGGAGCTAGAAATGGAACACGGGGATGAGGCAAGGAATGAGTTGGTGAAGCTTATTGCCGGAAAGTGTGTTACGATCAATGTGTATGGGACGGACCAATATGGAAGATATCTTGGTGACATCTACTGTGACGGAATCTTCATCCAA GAAGAAATGTTGAAAAGGGGATTCGCCTGGTATTTCAAAACAGGCGAGACACGTACCGAATTGGCAAGA TGGGAGAACGAAGCGAGAGAGGCACGCCAAGGGCTTTGGTCATCAGATAATCCTCAAAAACCATGGGAGTGGAAGAGGGATCACCCACGCAACCAAAACAACAAAAAG GTTGAATTGAAAAGTCAAGGCAAGGAGAGCATTGAAACCCTACCATGGCTGATAAGTAAAGATATGGAGACCCTTGGTAAGGAATGGAAAAATAAGCTAGAAAAAATTGTGGCAGACAACGTGGAACTAAATGATCATCTCCTGGAGTTGGAGAGAAATAAAAAGGAGGCCGAAGAACGAGCTAAGGAGTTAGAGAATGAAATGGAAACCATTATGGTTGACTACACAAAACTAAATGATCAGCTCGAGGAGTCAAAGAAGAATAAAAAGAAGGCGGATGATCGTATTTTGAAGTTGACCTTTTTTTCCGAAAGGGTTGTGGCCATAAACCTGGATTTGCATGATAAGCTAAAGAAGTTAAAGGAGAAGAATGAAAAGGCCGAGGACCGAGTTAAGGAGTCAGAGGAGGAAATGGAAAGTGTTTTTGCTGTCAACAGGGAACTGAATGATCAGCTCCGGGAGttaaagagaaataaaaaggTGGTCGAGGACCTAGCTGCGGAGTTGAAATTTTCTTATGATAGTGTTGGGGCTATAAACAAGGATTTGCAGGGTGAGTTGGATGAATTGAGGAGGAAGAATAGAGAGGCTGAGGACCGAACGAAGGAGTCAAAGAAAGAAATGGAAATTGTTGTGGCTGACAATATGAAACTGAATGCTCAGATTCAGAGATTAAATAACAAGGTTTCTAACAATGCTAGAAACAGTAAAAAGAAACTGCAGATTGTTAAAGATATAAACAAGGATTTGAATGATAAGCTTCAGGAGTTGCAGAAAAATAATGAAAATGCAAAGGACCAAGCTGAGGAGTTAGAGAAGGAAATGGGAAATGTTGTGGCTGAGGAGCGAAACTTACAAGGCATAATGCATGAAGAGAGTGAACAAGTTGTAGAGACCCCAGTGGCACCACCTCCTCCAGCCAAGGGTTCTGGCGAGAAAGATGTCGTGTGGCGGAAGAAAACGGCTGCAACGACATCTTCGACACCTCGATCTGAGGGTCACTGTGAATAG
- the LOC124674938 gene encoding uncharacterized protein LOC124674938 isoform X2: MGNTQQAGIKKDDHGHGGSCDQHPQAASVAPDQLGAGVEGDHHGGCSRDQQPQAGAADRARNQLQPLAGEHDVETSASMVAKGCIGDGDGFTAYVKKAAGVAVSGSYKKGDTKNRASQKYRIRMRGIDAPELEMEHGDEARNELVKLIAGKCVTINVYGTDQYGRYLGDIYCDGIFIQEEMLKRGFAWYFKTGETRTELARWENEAREARQGLWSSDNPQKPWEWKRDHPRNQNNKKVELKSQGKESIETLPWLISKDMETLGKEWKNKLEKIVADNVELNDHLLELERNKKEAEERAKELENEMETIMVDYTKLNDQLEESKKNKKKADDRILKLTFFSERVVAINLDLHDKLKKLKEKNEKAEDRVKESEEEMESVFAVNRELNDQLRELKRNKKVVEDLAAELKFSYDSVGAINKDLQGELDELRRKNREAEDRTKESKKEMEIVVADNMKLNAQIQRLNNKVSNNARNSKKKLQIVKDINKDLNDKLQELQKNNENAKDQAEELEKEMGNVVAEERNLQGIMHEESEQVVETPVAPPPPAKGSGEKDVVWRKKTAATTSSTPRSEGHCE; encoded by the exons ATGGGGAACACGCAACAGGCCGGCATCAAGAAAGATGATCATGGTCATGGAGGCAGCTGCGACCAGCATCCACAGGCGGCCTCCGTTGCCCCTGATCAGCTCGGGGCCGGCGTCGAGGGAGATCATCATGGCGGCTGCAGCCGCGACCAGCAGCCACAGGCCGGCGCTGCAGATAGAGCACGAAACCAGCTGCAGCCTCTCGCCGGAGAGCATGACGTTGAGACCAGCGCCTCCATG GTTGCCAAAGGGTGCATTGGAGACGGTGATGGCTTCACTGCTTATGTGAAGAAGGCTGCGGGTGTGGCTGTCAGCGGATCATATAA GAAAGGTGATACAAAGAACCGAGCTTCACAGAAATACCGCATTAGAATGAG GGGAATTGATGCACCGGAGCTAGAAATGGAACACGGGGATGAGGCAAGGAATGAGTTGGTGAAGCTTATTGCCGGAAAGTGTGTTACGATCAATGTGTATGGGACGGACCAATATGGAAGATATCTTGGTGACATCTACTGTGACGGAATCTTCATCCAA GAAGAAATGTTGAAAAGGGGATTCGCCTGGTATTTCAAAACAGGCGAGACACGTACCGAATTGGCAAGA TGGGAGAACGAAGCGAGAGAGGCACGCCAAGGGCTTTGGTCATCAGATAATCCTCAAAAACCATGGGAGTGGAAGAGGGATCACCCACGCAACCAAAACAACAAAAAG GTTGAATTGAAAAGTCAAGGCAAGGAGAGCATTGAAACCCTACCATGGCTGATAAGTAAAGATATGGAGACCCTTGGTAAGGAATGGAAAAATAAGCTAGAAAAAATTGTGGCAGACAACGTGGAACTAAATGATCATCTCCTGGAGTTGGAGAGAAATAAAAAGGAGGCCGAAGAACGAGCTAAGGAGTTAGAGAATGAAATGGAAACCATTATGGTTGACTACACAAAACTAAATGATCAGCTCGAGGAGTCAAAGAAGAATAAAAAGAAGGCGGATGATCGTATTTTGAAGTTGACCTTTTTTTCCGAAAGGGTTGTGGCCATAAACCTGGATTTGCATGATAAGCTAAAGAAGTTAAAGGAGAAGAATGAAAAGGCCGAGGACCGAGTTAAGGAGTCAGAGGAGGAAATGGAAAGTGTTTTTGCTGTCAACAGGGAACTGAATGATCAGCTCCGGGAGttaaagagaaataaaaaggTGGTCGAGGACCTAGCTGCGGAGTTGAAATTTTCTTATGATAGTGTTGGGGCTATAAACAAGGATTTGCAGGGTGAGTTGGATGAATTGAGGAGGAAGAATAGAGAGGCTGAGGACCGAACGAAGGAGTCAAAGAAAGAAATGGAAATTGTTGTGGCTGACAATATGAAACTGAATGCTCAGATTCAGAGATTAAATAACAAGGTTTCTAACAATGCTAGAAACAGTAAAAAGAAACTGCAGATTGTTAAAGATATAAACAAGGATTTGAATGATAAGCTTCAGGAGTTGCAGAAAAATAATGAAAATGCAAAGGACCAAGCTGAGGAGTTAGAGAAGGAAATGGGAAATGTTGTGGCTGAGGAGCGAAACTTACAAGGCATAATGCATGAAGAGAGTGAACAAGTTGTAGAGACCCCAGTGGCACCACCTCCTCCAGCCAAGGGTTCTGGCGAGAAAGATGTCGTGTGGCGGAAGAAAACGGCTGCAACGACATCTTCGACACCTCGATCTGAGGGTCACTGTGAATAG